From Desulfosoma caldarium, the proteins below share one genomic window:
- a CDS encoding cob(I)yrinic acid a,c-diamide adenosyltransferase, protein MAKAHEARDRLSEGRKRQVAVFTFSKKGDSGETSLLTGERVSKASLRPETYGTLDEASSVLGLAKAFSNNDKVRQMVRTIQEDLQLLAAQLACGTEKRCEWRVESHHIDRLEQWIENLQREVPLPRHFVLPGTNPVSASLDVARTVVRRAERRATGMKEAGMLEDPLVQAYLNRLADFLFTLARYAEKHP, encoded by the coding sequence ATGGCCAAAGCTCATGAAGCCCGTGACAGGCTCTCGGAAGGGAGGAAACGGCAGGTGGCGGTCTTTACGTTTTCCAAAAAAGGTGACAGTGGTGAAACGAGCTTGTTGACCGGGGAGAGGGTTTCCAAGGCCAGTTTAAGGCCGGAGACCTACGGGACGCTGGACGAGGCCAGTTCCGTCTTGGGACTGGCCAAGGCGTTCTCAAATAATGACAAGGTGCGCCAAATGGTGCGCACCATTCAGGAAGATCTTCAACTTCTCGCAGCACAACTGGCCTGCGGCACTGAAAAACGCTGTGAATGGAGGGTGGAAAGTCACCACATCGATCGCCTGGAACAATGGATCGAAAACCTGCAACGGGAAGTGCCCCTGCCCCGCCATTTCGTCCTTCCCGGAACCAATCCCGTCAGCGCGTCGTTGGATGTGGCGCGAACCGTAGTGCGGCGTGCCGAACGCCGTGCCACGGGTATGAAGGAAGCCGGTATGCTGGAAGACCCTTTGGTTCAGGCATACCTCAACCGCCTGGCCGATTTTCTGTTTACTTTGGCTCGGTACGCGGAAAAACATCCCTGA
- the groES gene encoding co-chaperone GroES → MKLRPLHDRVIVKRLEEEERTQGGIIIPDTAKEKPQQGKVLAVGKGKLLDKGDVVPLMVKEGDRVLFSKYAGTEVKVEGEELLIMREDDILAILE, encoded by the coding sequence ATGAAGTTACGTCCACTGCACGACCGAGTGATTGTCAAACGGTTGGAAGAGGAAGAACGGACTCAGGGCGGTATCATCATTCCCGACACCGCCAAGGAAAAGCCTCAACAGGGCAAGGTTCTGGCGGTGGGCAAAGGCAAACTCTTGGACAAGGGCGATGTGGTCCCTCTCATGGTCAAGGAAGGAGACCGAGTGCTCTTTTCCAAGTATGCCGGCACGGAAGTTAAGGTGGAAGGAGAAGAGCTTCTCATTATGCGAGAAGACGACATCTTAGCCATTCTTGAATGA
- the groL gene encoding chaperonin GroEL (60 kDa chaperone family; promotes refolding of misfolded polypeptides especially under stressful conditions; forms two stacked rings of heptamers to form a barrel-shaped 14mer; ends can be capped by GroES; misfolded proteins enter the barrel where they are refolded when GroES binds), whose translation MAAKEIKYYSEARSKILHGVDILADAVKVTLGPKGRNVVIEKTFGSPTVTKDGVTVAKEIELEDKFLNMGAQMVKEVASKTSDVAGDGTTTATILAQSIAHEGFKLVAAGHNPMALKRGIEKAVDKAVEALKAMSKPTKDQKEIAQVGTISANNDATIGDIIAEAMNKVGKEGVITVEEAKGMETTLDVVEGMQFDRGYISPYFVTDPEKMEAVLEDAYILCHEKKISAMKDLLPILEQIAKMGKPLLIIAEDVEGEALATLVVNKLRGTLKVCAVKAPGFGDRRKAMLQDIAILTGGQVVSEDLGVKLENVSLNDLGSAKRVVVDKDNTTIVDGAGSKEAIEARVKQIRVQIEETTSDYDREKLQERLAKLVGGVAVIRVGAATETEMKEKKARVEDALNATRAAVEEGIVPGGGVALLRCQKALEDLKLDGEEKFGLDIVRRALEAPLRQIADNAGHEGSVVVEKVRAGEGPFGFNAEKEVYEDLIAAGVIDPTKVVRFALQNAASVASLLLTTEAMIAEKPKEKKESSPTPPMEDMY comes from the coding sequence ATGGCAGCCAAGGAAATCAAATATTACAGTGAAGCCCGTTCCAAGATTTTGCATGGTGTGGACATTCTGGCCGATGCGGTCAAGGTGACTCTGGGACCCAAGGGTCGCAACGTGGTCATCGAGAAGACCTTTGGTTCCCCGACGGTGACCAAGGACGGTGTGACGGTGGCCAAAGAAATCGAGCTTGAGGACAAGTTCCTCAACATGGGCGCGCAAATGGTCAAGGAAGTGGCCAGCAAAACCAGCGATGTGGCCGGGGACGGCACCACCACGGCGACCATTTTGGCGCAATCCATTGCCCATGAGGGTTTCAAGCTGGTGGCGGCGGGCCACAATCCCATGGCTCTGAAGCGGGGCATTGAAAAGGCGGTGGACAAAGCCGTGGAAGCCCTCAAGGCCATGAGCAAGCCTACCAAAGACCAAAAAGAGATCGCCCAGGTCGGCACCATCTCCGCCAACAATGACGCCACCATCGGCGATATCATTGCCGAGGCCATGAACAAGGTGGGCAAAGAAGGTGTCATCACGGTGGAAGAAGCCAAGGGGATGGAAACCACCCTGGATGTGGTAGAAGGGATGCAGTTTGACCGGGGCTACATTTCCCCGTACTTCGTCACCGACCCGGAAAAGATGGAAGCGGTTCTGGAAGACGCCTACATTCTGTGCCACGAAAAGAAGATCAGCGCCATGAAGGATCTGCTGCCGATTCTGGAGCAGATCGCCAAGATGGGCAAGCCGCTGCTCATCATTGCCGAGGATGTTGAAGGGGAAGCCTTGGCGACGCTGGTGGTGAACAAGCTGCGGGGCACCTTGAAGGTCTGTGCCGTGAAGGCGCCGGGCTTTGGTGACCGTCGCAAGGCCATGCTGCAGGACATTGCCATCTTGACCGGTGGTCAGGTGGTCTCGGAAGACTTGGGTGTCAAGCTGGAAAACGTGAGCCTGAACGATCTTGGGTCTGCCAAACGTGTGGTGGTGGACAAGGACAACACGACCATAGTGGACGGCGCCGGATCCAAGGAAGCCATTGAGGCGCGGGTCAAGCAGATTCGCGTGCAGATCGAAGAAACCACCAGCGATTATGATCGAGAAAAACTTCAGGAACGGCTGGCCAAGCTGGTGGGCGGCGTGGCCGTGATTCGTGTCGGAGCGGCCACGGAAACGGAAATGAAGGAAAAGAAGGCTCGTGTGGAAGATGCCCTGAACGCCACTCGAGCCGCGGTGGAAGAAGGGATCGTCCCGGGTGGTGGCGTGGCCTTGTTGCGCTGCCAGAAGGCCTTAGAAGACCTGAAGCTGGACGGCGAGGAAAAGTTCGGTTTGGACATTGTTCGCAGGGCGTTGGAGGCGCCGTTGCGCCAAATTGCTGACAATGCGGGCCATGAAGGGTCTGTGGTGGTGGAAAAGGTGCGCGCGGGCGAAGGACCCTTTGGCTTCAACGCCGAGAAAGAAGTTTATGAAGACTTGATCGCCGCCGGCGTCATTGATCCCACCAAAGTGGTGCGTTTTGCGCTGCAGAACGCGGCCAGTGTGGCGTCCCTGCTGCTGACCACGGAAGCCATGATTGCGGAAAAACCTAAGGAAAAGAAAGAAAGCTCGCCGACGCCGCCCATGGAGGATATGTATTAA
- the dnaJ gene encoding molecular chaperone DnaJ, translating to MATNRDYYEILGVSRNASDEEIKKAYRKLALKYHPDRNPGDKEAEERFKEAAEAYEVLRDPQKRQLYDQFGHEGLRGSGFQGFRGFEDIFSSFGDIFQEFFSFNFGTSQRSRTNARPGNDLLYELEISFEEAIFGTEKDLDINTYRQCERCGGSGSEPGSSESMCPLCRGRGQVVQSQGFFRIATTCTRCHGAGRVITTPCRDCGGQGRLRRLKTVHVKVPPGVDSGTRLRLRGEGESGYRGGVAGDLYVRLKVRPHEIFERDGNDLYAKISVSFVQAILGDEVLLNTLDGEKVIKIEPGTQPGTVLKFHGEGVPSLRGYGRGDLFVQIDVTIPSKITPRQKELLMEFQAIEEEKAEKRGRKWPWSKRHQDKDRVVGETAR from the coding sequence ATGGCTACGAACCGGGACTATTATGAGATCCTTGGTGTTTCCCGCAACGCCAGCGATGAAGAAATTAAAAAAGCCTACCGCAAGCTGGCCCTTAAGTATCATCCTGATCGGAATCCAGGGGACAAGGAAGCCGAGGAGCGTTTCAAGGAGGCGGCGGAGGCCTACGAGGTGCTTCGAGATCCTCAGAAGCGCCAACTGTACGACCAGTTCGGCCACGAAGGGCTTCGAGGTTCCGGTTTTCAAGGGTTTCGAGGTTTTGAGGACATTTTCAGTTCATTTGGGGACATTTTTCAGGAGTTTTTTTCCTTTAACTTTGGAACATCCCAAAGGTCCAGGACCAATGCCCGGCCGGGAAACGATCTGCTCTACGAGCTGGAAATTTCCTTTGAAGAAGCCATCTTTGGCACCGAAAAAGACTTGGATATCAACACATACCGGCAGTGCGAACGCTGTGGAGGCAGCGGGTCGGAGCCGGGGTCTTCCGAGAGCATGTGCCCTCTGTGCCGAGGGCGTGGACAGGTGGTCCAGAGCCAAGGCTTTTTCCGCATCGCCACGACGTGCACGCGCTGCCATGGTGCCGGCCGTGTGATCACGACCCCGTGCCGGGATTGCGGGGGGCAGGGCCGGCTGCGACGCCTCAAGACGGTGCACGTGAAGGTGCCGCCGGGTGTGGATTCCGGAACACGGCTACGCTTGCGCGGGGAAGGTGAGAGCGGATACCGCGGGGGTGTGGCAGGGGATTTGTACGTGCGGCTGAAGGTGCGGCCTCACGAGATCTTTGAACGGGACGGCAACGACCTTTATGCCAAGATCTCCGTTTCTTTTGTTCAAGCCATCCTGGGCGACGAAGTCCTTTTGAATACGCTGGACGGGGAAAAGGTCATCAAGATTGAACCGGGCACCCAGCCCGGAACCGTGCTCAAGTTTCATGGTGAAGGTGTGCCTTCGTTGCGAGGCTACGGCCGAGGCGACCTCTTTGTCCAAATCGATGTCACCATCCCTTCTAAAATCACCCCCCGCCAAAAAGAGCTTCTTATGGAGTTTCAGGCGATCGAGGAAGAAAAAGCCGAAAAGAGGGGTCGCAAGTGGCCCTGGAGCAAACGGCATCAGGACAAGGATCGCGTCGTGGGCGAGACCGCTCGCTAA
- a CDS encoding ABC transporter ATP-binding protein, whose amino-acid sequence MIEAHGLTKWYGTVPAIQDVSFEIAKGEVVGFLGPNGAGKSTTIRILTCYMPPTAGSAKVDGLDCLENSLEVRRRIGYLPENVPLYNEMTVRRFLSFVAQVKGVPWKEVAREVDRVIDVCGLDGVRQRIIGNLSKGYRQRVGVAQALVGNPPVLILDEPTIGLDPTQILEIRKLIQDLRQDHTVLLSSHILPEVAQICQRVVIINKGRIVATDAPQTLTAQLQKSAKIHLTISGDGAGLAESLRRLDGVLNVVVEGTEPSRLIVEADRQSDLRPALARAAVQHGVDLLELKTVDLSLEEIFMHLVTEEPDEESAAAEVAQKANHREGVKS is encoded by the coding sequence ATGATCGAAGCGCACGGTTTGACCAAGTGGTATGGAACGGTACCCGCCATACAGGATGTGAGTTTTGAGATCGCCAAGGGGGAAGTGGTGGGATTTCTCGGCCCAAACGGCGCCGGCAAGTCCACCACCATTCGCATTCTCACCTGCTACATGCCACCGACGGCCGGATCCGCCAAAGTGGACGGCTTGGATTGCCTGGAAAACTCTTTGGAAGTGCGCCGACGCATCGGCTATCTTCCGGAAAATGTTCCTTTATACAATGAGATGACCGTGCGGCGCTTCTTGTCCTTTGTGGCGCAGGTCAAAGGCGTTCCCTGGAAAGAAGTGGCCAGGGAAGTGGATCGTGTCATCGACGTCTGCGGCCTGGACGGAGTGCGCCAACGCATCATCGGGAACCTTTCCAAGGGCTATCGTCAAAGGGTGGGCGTGGCGCAGGCTCTGGTGGGCAATCCGCCGGTGCTCATTCTGGATGAACCCACCATCGGGCTGGACCCGACACAGATTTTGGAAATTCGAAAGCTTATACAGGACTTGAGGCAAGACCACACGGTGCTTTTGAGCAGTCACATTTTGCCCGAAGTGGCCCAAATCTGCCAGAGAGTGGTCATTATCAACAAAGGACGCATCGTGGCCACGGACGCCCCGCAAACCTTGACGGCCCAGTTGCAAAAATCGGCAAAGATTCACCTGACGATTTCCGGGGACGGGGCCGGGCTGGCCGAATCGCTACGACGCCTTGACGGGGTCTTGAACGTGGTTGTGGAAGGAACCGAGCCTTCTCGGCTGATCGTGGAAGCGGATCGCCAATCTGACCTTCGACCTGCCTTGGCCCGCGCGGCGGTCCAACATGGTGTGGACCTTTTGGAGTTGAAAACCGTGGACCTGAGCCTGGAGGAGATCTTCATGCATTTGGTCACGGAAGAGCCCGACGAGGAGTCCGCGGCTGCCGAAGTGGCTCAGAAAGCCAACCATAGGGAGGGAGTAAAATCATGA
- a CDS encoding ABC transporter permease, with amino-acid sequence MRGFWAVYRKELYALFASPIFYVVAFIFLVLHGYFFYTSLAYYSMVSFQASQNPFMAQQINLMDMVVRPVLMDLGVVLLLTAPLLTMRTYADERRSGTMELLFTLPVTDKAVLAAKFAAVLTTLALLLAGTLPSMAILETLADPNWKAMLCAYAGLFFMGASFMSLGMFSSALTRNQIVAAVLSFGALLLFWVIGWLSSIMGPTSVRLAEYLSIIRHFDNFSKGVLDTRDVVYYLVFISFFLFVTVRQIESYRWRG; translated from the coding sequence ATGAGAGGTTTTTGGGCTGTATACCGCAAGGAGCTGTATGCACTTTTTGCCTCCCCGATCTTTTACGTGGTGGCTTTCATCTTTCTCGTCTTGCACGGCTACTTTTTTTATACGTCCTTGGCCTACTACAGTATGGTGAGCTTTCAGGCGTCTCAAAATCCCTTTATGGCCCAGCAGATCAACCTGATGGACATGGTCGTTCGGCCTGTCCTCATGGACCTCGGGGTGGTGCTCCTGCTCACGGCGCCTTTGCTCACCATGAGAACTTACGCCGATGAGCGGCGTTCGGGCACCATGGAATTGCTTTTTACGCTACCCGTAACCGACAAGGCCGTGCTTGCGGCCAAGTTTGCCGCGGTGCTCACCACCCTGGCGCTTCTTCTTGCCGGAACCCTGCCGTCCATGGCCATCCTCGAAACTTTGGCCGATCCCAACTGGAAGGCCATGCTCTGTGCCTACGCCGGCTTGTTTTTCATGGGGGCTTCTTTTATGTCCTTGGGCATGTTTTCCTCGGCACTGACGCGAAACCAGATTGTGGCGGCGGTGCTGTCTTTTGGGGCCCTCTTGCTCTTTTGGGTCATCGGATGGCTGAGTTCCATTATGGGGCCCACGTCCGTGCGCCTGGCCGAATATCTTTCCATCATTCGCCACTTCGATAATTTTTCCAAGGGCGTCCTCGACACCAGAGATGTGGTCTATTACCTGGTTTTCATAAGCTTTTTCCTCTTCGTGACCGTGCGCCAGATCGAATCCTACCGTTGGCGCGGCTAA
- a CDS encoding GldG family protein → MPKILKSRRLHYGSSAVFSTVVFFAILVLVALIAERHPLRADFTETGAFSLSEQSRKVVASIEEPITIKAFFASGAPEASRAKDLLETYRYYNKNLHYEFIDPDREPQLARQYEIRDYGVLVVEGLGRKETVLRADEEALTNALFKLSRQEDKTVYFLTGHGERSFDDMTKAGYSSARSALVKENMQIKSLNLMQQTEVPQDAAVVIVAGPQKPLFPEEVATLETYLLRGGKLVFFLDPEKDGGVRSFLQKYGIVLGDDMIIDKLSRVFGGSYLMPVVTQYGSHKITQGFNVATFYSEARSVTPVDDPPDGVTLVTLASTSENAWAETDLDRLYRGEAIFEQDKDKPGPVSLGVLAAVDTKKVASEQPSVSQGSNGAQDADAEAQDVEKTDAKPALGYLVVFGDSDFVDNTHFGVSGNSDLFLNMVHFLAEEETLISIEPRMQKAQTLMLTAPQARMVFWTSVVGVPMVVVLVGFGVYRVRRSQR, encoded by the coding sequence ATGCCGAAAATATTGAAATCGCGACGGCTGCATTACGGATCCAGCGCGGTTTTTTCCACCGTGGTTTTTTTTGCCATTCTGGTGCTGGTGGCCCTTATTGCCGAACGACACCCGCTTCGAGCGGACTTCACGGAAACCGGCGCGTTCAGTTTGTCCGAACAGAGCCGAAAGGTGGTGGCGTCCATTGAGGAGCCCATCACGATCAAGGCCTTTTTTGCCTCAGGGGCTCCTGAGGCGTCGCGTGCCAAGGACCTTTTGGAAACCTACCGATACTATAATAAGAATCTTCACTATGAATTCATCGACCCGGACCGAGAGCCCCAACTGGCGCGCCAATATGAAATTCGGGACTACGGCGTTTTGGTGGTTGAAGGCTTGGGCCGCAAGGAAACCGTGCTTCGTGCCGACGAAGAAGCTTTGACCAACGCGCTCTTCAAACTCAGCCGCCAAGAAGACAAGACTGTGTATTTCCTTACGGGTCATGGTGAGCGTTCTTTTGACGACATGACAAAGGCGGGATATTCTTCGGCCAGATCGGCCTTGGTCAAGGAAAACATGCAGATCAAGTCTCTCAATTTGATGCAACAAACCGAGGTGCCGCAGGACGCGGCGGTGGTCATCGTGGCGGGTCCTCAAAAACCCCTCTTTCCCGAAGAAGTGGCGACCCTTGAAACGTATCTGCTCCGGGGTGGCAAGCTTGTGTTTTTCCTCGATCCCGAAAAAGACGGCGGCGTGCGCTCTTTTCTTCAAAAATACGGAATTGTTCTTGGCGATGACATGATCATCGATAAGTTGAGTCGCGTTTTTGGGGGCAGCTACCTCATGCCCGTGGTGACCCAGTACGGGTCGCACAAGATCACCCAAGGGTTCAATGTGGCCACCTTTTATTCCGAAGCGCGGTCCGTGACTCCCGTCGATGATCCTCCCGACGGCGTGACCCTGGTGACCTTGGCGTCCACATCGGAAAATGCTTGGGCGGAAACGGACCTGGATCGACTCTATCGCGGTGAGGCCATTTTTGAACAAGACAAGGACAAACCCGGCCCTGTGTCGTTGGGCGTGTTGGCGGCCGTGGACACAAAAAAGGTTGCTTCCGAGCAACCTTCGGTATCCCAGGGCTCGAATGGAGCTCAAGACGCCGATGCGGAAGCCCAAGACGTGGAGAAGACCGACGCCAAGCCGGCTCTGGGATACCTTGTGGTTTTTGGCGATTCCGATTTTGTGGACAATACCCATTTCGGGGTTTCGGGAAACAGTGACCTTTTCCTTAATATGGTTCATTTTCTTGCCGAAGAAGAGACTCTCATCAGCATTGAACCCAGAATGCAAAAAGCTCAGACTTTGATGCTCACGGCACCCCAAGCCCGCATGGTCTTTTGGACGTCCGTGGTCGGGGTGCCCATGGTCGTTGTGCTTGTTGGATTCGGGGTGTACCGGGTTCGGAGGTCGCAGCGATGA
- a CDS encoding DUF4340 domain-containing protein: protein MKWRHALLYLLVLVLLGGYYYYFEIVMKRERDEAEQIKKKVFAVSAEAVEEVYLEVEGKPTVHLVKKDGAWVLDQPVSAEADQGAVKTLVHSLVELEKSRDVDTDAKDMELYGLAKPGQEVRFLSENTWHRLRLGSKNPTGESHYAAREDENVVFLVASGQVQALNKAPEDLRRRDLLNFEDENVQNLVVSWADGHQVKLVREAKNKDAWRCADEPERRVKKSKVDNVLNQIRWLRAKNFLEGTGEGSALLEGGVSEAQVVLQGFDGSELSLQIGRKKGEPETYVALSSQLKTPVTVDGAVLKELPKSVRDVEDRSVARFDSKDITRMEYAMGEEKGEMILQDDGTWVQVKADGSRRVFKESWRIRPLFWEWEDLEYEEAEDAEGQCGQQAGWHRMSLYRKEGDPLVFSWPGASEDQKTDTVRLCSGSGKAYLVETEKLKKIEKKLQEVLKSPSEEKTSK, encoded by the coding sequence ATGAAGTGGCGTCATGCGCTCCTTTACCTCCTCGTTTTGGTGCTTCTTGGAGGCTACTATTACTATTTCGAAATTGTCATGAAACGGGAAAGGGACGAGGCGGAACAGATCAAGAAGAAGGTTTTTGCGGTGAGCGCGGAAGCGGTCGAGGAAGTGTATCTGGAGGTGGAAGGCAAGCCCACGGTTCATCTGGTCAAGAAAGACGGTGCCTGGGTTTTGGATCAGCCCGTGTCTGCAGAAGCCGATCAAGGAGCTGTGAAGACCTTGGTTCATTCCCTGGTGGAACTGGAAAAGAGCCGCGATGTGGATACTGACGCCAAGGATATGGAGCTGTACGGCCTGGCCAAACCCGGGCAGGAGGTGCGGTTTCTCTCTGAAAACACCTGGCACCGACTGCGGTTGGGATCCAAGAACCCCACGGGTGAAAGCCATTACGCGGCCAGGGAAGATGAAAATGTGGTGTTTCTTGTCGCCTCCGGCCAGGTGCAGGCCTTGAACAAAGCCCCGGAGGATCTTCGGCGACGGGATCTTTTGAACTTTGAAGACGAGAATGTGCAAAATCTCGTCGTGTCCTGGGCTGACGGACATCAGGTGAAGCTGGTTCGCGAGGCGAAGAACAAGGACGCGTGGCGCTGTGCCGACGAACCTGAAAGGCGTGTCAAAAAATCCAAAGTGGACAATGTCCTGAACCAGATCCGCTGGTTGCGCGCCAAAAACTTCTTGGAAGGGACCGGGGAAGGTTCTGCCCTCTTGGAAGGCGGGGTTTCCGAAGCCCAGGTGGTGTTGCAAGGCTTCGATGGATCGGAGTTGTCGCTGCAGATCGGGCGCAAGAAGGGTGAGCCCGAAACTTATGTGGCCCTCAGTTCACAACTGAAGACGCCGGTGACCGTGGACGGTGCGGTCCTGAAGGAGTTGCCAAAGTCCGTGCGCGATGTGGAAGACCGATCCGTGGCAAGGTTCGACTCAAAGGACATCACCCGCATGGAATATGCCATGGGCGAGGAAAAGGGTGAGATGATCCTTCAAGACGATGGCACCTGGGTTCAAGTGAAAGCCGATGGCAGCCGCCGCGTGTTCAAAGAATCCTGGCGCATTCGTCCCCTATTTTGGGAATGGGAGGACCTGGAATACGAGGAGGCAGAAGATGCCGAGGGACAATGCGGGCAGCAGGCGGGTTGGCACCGCATGAGTTTGTACCGCAAAGAAGGCGATCCCCTGGTTTTCTCATGGCCCGGGGCGTCCGAAGACCAAAAGACCGACACCGTGCGGTTGTGCTCCGGGTCCGGCAAGGCTTACCTTGTTGAGACAGAAAAATTAAAGAAAATTGAAAAAAAGTTGCAGGAAGTCTTGAAAAGCCCCTCGGAGGAAAAGACTTCAAAGTAA
- the queF gene encoding preQ(1) synthase, translated as MPHQDSDQLTLLGRPSPLPSHPDEAVLETFANPHPDVDYVVRLTAPEFTTLCPITGQPDFAVIIVDYVPRARLVESKSYKLFLGSFRNHGTFHEACTVAILKRLQQAMDPKYLRVVGLWYARGGIPIDVVVETGQLPPGCHPLPLEKTSYRGGRE; from the coding sequence ATGCCCCATCAAGATTCGGATCAATTGACCCTGCTGGGACGGCCCTCACCCCTTCCGAGCCACCCGGATGAAGCCGTTTTGGAGACTTTTGCCAACCCTCATCCCGACGTGGACTATGTGGTGCGGCTTACGGCCCCCGAATTTACGACCCTGTGCCCCATCACGGGACAGCCCGATTTTGCGGTCATCATCGTCGATTATGTTCCCAGAGCGCGGCTTGTGGAGAGCAAGTCCTATAAGCTATTTCTCGGCAGTTTTCGTAACCACGGCACCTTTCATGAAGCCTGCACGGTGGCGATTCTCAAACGCCTGCAACAAGCCATGGATCCCAAGTACTTGCGGGTGGTGGGGCTGTGGTATGCCCGTGGTGGCATACCCATCGACGTGGTGGTCGAAACGGGGCAGCTTCCCCCGGGATGTCACCCTCTGCCGCTGGAAAAAACCAGCTACAGGGGAGGGCGCGAGTAG
- a CDS encoding DEAD/DEAH box helicase family protein, translated as MTAFDGSSPFPTTFIHSCLGDPLRSGQMGVLLARAGVGKTACLTLIALEGLARDEKVLHICIDELPDKIKIWYEELYRNFKNAVKDEAVLKGLKENMVSSRFIMSYLHHTFTPAKLEENLKSLRDQVLFTPTLIVLDGLDFERVSRKQLEAIQQTAKKYGTAVWFSCRIHRHIDITNDKGVPYPCHEVDDLFHAIVLLKPKAQGISMVVLKHGDIYPPEHAALVLNPRTFLVAQPQDNLPAQRSL; from the coding sequence ATGACAGCTTTTGATGGCTCATCGCCCTTTCCAACGACGTTTATTCATTCCTGCCTTGGAGACCCTCTGCGTTCCGGGCAGATGGGAGTGCTTTTGGCCCGTGCAGGCGTCGGCAAAACGGCCTGCCTGACCCTCATCGCTCTGGAAGGGCTCGCCCGCGACGAAAAAGTCCTTCACATCTGCATCGACGAATTGCCCGATAAGATCAAGATCTGGTATGAGGAATTGTACCGCAACTTCAAGAACGCCGTGAAAGACGAGGCGGTCCTCAAAGGCCTCAAGGAAAACATGGTGTCGTCTCGGTTCATCATGTCCTACCTACACCACACGTTCACTCCGGCCAAGTTGGAAGAGAACCTGAAGAGCTTGCGGGACCAGGTGCTGTTCACCCCGACCCTCATCGTCCTGGACGGCTTGGACTTTGAGCGAGTTTCACGCAAACAGCTGGAGGCGATTCAACAGACAGCCAAAAAATACGGCACCGCCGTCTGGTTTTCATGCCGCATTCATCGCCATATTGACATCACCAATGACAAAGGCGTGCCATATCCATGCCATGAAGTGGACGACCTTTTCCATGCCATTGTTCTTCTTAAACCAAAGGCGCAGGGCATTTCCATGGTCGTTTTAAAACACGGGGACATATACCCACCGGAACACGCGGCTCTGGTGCTCAATCCTCGCACATTTCTCGTAGCCCAACCGCAGGACAATCTGCCGGCACAACGCTCCCTGTAA